From a region of the bacterium genome:
- a CDS encoding transposase, whose protein sequence is MGRRKVPYPLEFREEAVRLVREGGKSIGAVAKDLGIADQSLCNWVKQSDLDAGRLTDGLTTEERVELRRLRRENRVLREEREILKKAAAFFAQETHSKPGRPSSS, encoded by the coding sequence ATGGGACGGAGGAAGGTGCCCTACCCGCTGGAGTTCCGGGAAGAGGCCGTACGGCTCGTCCGGGAGGGCGGGAAATCGATCGGAGCAGTCGCCAAGGATCTGGGGATCGCCGATCAGTCGCTCTGCAACTGGGTGAAGCAATCGGACCTTGACGCCGGCCGCCTCACCGACGGCCTCACGACCGAAGAGCGTGTCGAGCTCCGCCGCCTCCGCCGTGAAAACCGTGTGCTCCGAGAAGAACGGGAAATCCTGAAAAAAGCCGCCGCCTTCTTCGCGCAGGAGACCCACTCGAAGCCGGGGCGGCCTTCGAGTTCGTAA